In a genomic window of Borrelia hispanica CRI:
- a CDS encoding Vsp/OspC family lipoprotein, with product MDLAKVSTKIKETVVFAESIKQIEGLVNSVAELTKAIGKKIVAAGATGWS from the coding sequence ATTGATTTAGCAAAAGTAAGTACAAAAATAAAAGAGACTGTTGTCTTTGCAGAGAGTATTAAACAAATAGAAGGTCTAGTTAATTCAGTGGCTGAGCTTACTAAAGCTATTGGTAAGAAGATAGTTGCTGCTGGTGCTACTGGATGGAGCTAA